One genomic region from Prevotella sp. Rep29 encodes:
- the citX gene encoding citrate lyase holo-[acyl-carrier protein] synthase: MEITLDQLLESRDNRSAMQKDLMSKNPEQTLVCFTVVMPGQVKRNRLSAVIAEAGMEALRERFGGDIFQCIERDLETGFEAYLLLSVPKIEAKQTLCEIEDRHPLGRLFDMDVIDATGVPISRSDAQRPARKCLMCDNEARVCMRNNTHTQSELHECIHQMVEQYVRRV; the protein is encoded by the coding sequence ATGGAGATTACGCTTGACCAGTTGTTGGAAAGCCGAGACAACCGATCTGCCATGCAAAAGGATTTGATGTCAAAGAATCCTGAGCAGACGTTGGTGTGTTTCACGGTGGTAATGCCAGGACAGGTCAAGCGTAACCGTTTGTCTGCCGTTATCGCGGAGGCAGGAATGGAAGCCCTGCGAGAGCGGTTTGGCGGAGACATCTTCCAGTGTATCGAGCGTGACCTTGAAACGGGCTTTGAGGCATATCTCCTGCTCTCCGTTCCAAAGATAGAAGCGAAGCAGACGCTATGTGAGATAGAAGACCGTCACCCGTTGGGCAGGCTTTTTGATATGGATGTCATTGACGCGACGGGTGTCCCTATATCTCGCAGCGATGCGCAGCGTCCGGCAAGAAAATGCCTGATGTGTGACAACGAAGCGCGCGTTTGCATGAGGAATAACACGCATACACAAAGTGAATTGCATGAGTGCATCCATCAAATGGTAGAGCAGTATGTACGACGAGTTTGA